A region of Takifugu flavidus isolate HTHZ2018 chromosome 2, ASM371156v2, whole genome shotgun sequence DNA encodes the following proteins:
- the si:dkey-56m19.5 gene encoding proteoglycan 4, with protein sequence MGGKLGKKKKTYDVSDPKQTKDAQESVKVEAKNVEDAAEAPSATTEATPEVAKSAPEESAASPAEASADVEKPAAAEEASAAAEKREDPAVELSAATEEPASTAKPSTAAEEQVAATAEPPKPATAEEPTAVTEEPVTAAVETSVAAEPPTAPEETAPVVEEPVIAAVETSVAAEPSTVEEKPAVVAEEPAIETVIAAEPTAAEEKPAAAVIEEPVIAAVETATAAEPPAAAEEPVPLAEPFMVEVEPVAKLEEPQETVQVVEERASVEQVPELETPAAPCLEEATNANETSVVEPDVPASPEVAPETVAELVSCVDAVPINEQEPKLTAETLLEKNPPEPVQEPEPEVPPQQEPEQAAEPEPEQGSVPEPELKAESLPETPEITGPEHGKAEALEDLEMSPEELPADKPAEDPSTDVAAAQKEEEAAPDIAIPEATSACTIPPQSEAVAAASTEEESRQDQEVENKMENGNVESPTCVEDVAEARPAVNGDCTNSEIVNGGEKPEEVLITKQSDCELKKEVNLNEDVQGEPITVPDSNEVTQAV encoded by the coding sequence ATGGGAGGCAAACttggcaagaagaagaagacataTGATGTGAGTGACCCGAAGCAGACTAAGGATGCACAGGAGTCAGTTAAAGTGGAAGCCAAAAATGTAGAAGATGCAGCCGAGGCGCCCAGTGCAACGACGGAAGCCACACCAGAAGTGGCCAAATCTGCACCCGAAGAATCAGCTGCGTCTCCAGCGGAGGCATCTGCAGACGTGgaaaaacctgctgcagctgaggaagcatctgcagcagcagaaaagagagaagatccAGCAGTGGAACTGTCTGCTGCCACAGAGGAACCAGCTTCAACAGCAAAAccatccacagcagcagaagaacaaGTTGCAGCGACAGCAGAGCCACCGAAACCtgcaacagcagaggaaccaACTGCAGTCACAGAAGAACCAGTCACAGCAGCAGTGGAAACATCTGTAGCAGCAGAACCACCTACAGCACCAGAAGAAACAGCTCCGGTAGTAGAAGAACCAGTCATAGCAGCAGTGGAAACATCTGTAGCAGCAGAACCATCTACAGTAGAAGAGAAACCAGCTGTGGTAGCAGAAGAACCAGCCATAGAAACAGTCATAGCAGCAGAACCaactgcagcagaagaaaaaccaGCTGCCGCTGTAATAGAAGAGCCAGTTATAGCAGCTGTGGaaacagccacagcagcagaaccacctgcagcagcagaggaaccagTTCCATTAGCAGAACCATTTATGGTAGAAGTTGAACCAGTTGCAAAATTAGAAGAACCACAGGAAACAGTACAAGTTGTTGAGGAGCGTGCATCAGTGGAACAAGTGCCTGAATTAGAGACTCCAGCTGCACCCTGTCTTGAAGAAGCAACTAATGCAAATGAAACATCTGTTGTAGAGCCAGATGTTCCTGCCAGCCCAGAGGTGGCACCAGAAACTGTCGCTGAGTTGGTGTCCTGTGTTGATGCCGTCCCTATTAACGAACAAGAACCCAAGCTAACAGCAGAAACATTATTGGAGAAGAACCCACCAGAACCAGTGCAAGAACCAGAGCCTGAAGTGCCACCGCAGCAGGAACCAGAGCAGGctgcagagccagagccagagcaggGGTCCGTACCAGAGCCAGAACTAAAGGCCGAATCTCTACCAGAGACACCTGAGATCACAGGACCTGAACATGGGAAAGCAGAAGCACTTGAGGACTTGGAGATGTCCCCAGAAGAGCTCCCCGCCGATAAGCCTGCAGAAGACCCTAGCACTGATGTGGCAGCGGCTCAAAAGGAAGAAGAGGCTGCCCCCGACATCGCCATCCCTGAGGCGACATCTGCCTGCACAATTCCGCCCCAATCTGAAGCCGTCGCTGCGGCATCCACGGAAGAGGAGTCTCGTCAGGACCAGGAAGTAGAGAACAAGATGGAGAATGGAAATGTAGAGAGCCCCACCTGCGTAGAGGATGTGGCAGAAGCACGCCCAGCTGTCAATGGAGATTGCACAAATTCTGAGATCGTTAACGGAGGCGAAAAGCCAGAGGAGGTGCTAATCACGAAGCAGAGCGATTGTGAACTGAAGAAGGAGGTGAACCTCAACGAAGATGTCCAGGGGGAGCCAATCACCGTCCCCGACAGCAACGAGGTCACCCAGGCTGTCTGA
- the LOC130521834 gene encoding eukaryotic translation initiation factor 4 gamma 3-like translates to MNTNVFRAGQVPSFSSSQHGGEGDGRTAGASEKVIRTFRGILNKFTPEKFESLIRQVDELNINDEETLNTVVELVVDKALSEQSYSATYAQMCHHLKELRVSSQSSDGFVYFHKRLLSRCQMEFENRGLVKEKEKNVSAAQEDPQQTRHKTHVRLLGTVRFIGELFKLKMIWEAIIHTCIVKLIKDECDDSLECLCKLLSIVGKGLDNEAERPKLNSYYCHICYLLKEKKMTPRIKFMLQDIVALRKNNWVPRRNDQGPKTIQQLHQEVKQAEEREQLQYEKGQTTIQQRGGGRLADRRQSFNVKVIPEKVNQKSSHDCNGEKKQQGHLGSSSCNGISKKPVEQKTPPKQAAALSQSFWLCNEEEVHRALKRLLQEKPVNGKIEEWIQNNFNYRQRSSEGFVRALVRAVCQSVIVNCGVYTLNTYELLDRVSLLKKYITDAQKQLLALNVLQQLVGHIDQPDGLLRMFFDVLWDEEVIQDETYFKWRSSTVSAKSVCNFFAMLEEANRRFN, encoded by the exons ATGAACACCAACGTTTTCCGGGCAGGACAGGTtccctccttcagcagctcccagcatgGTGGCGAGGGAGATGGACGGACAGCAGGGGCATCTGAGAAGGTCATCAGAACTTTTCGGGGCATCCTCAACAAGTTCACCCCTGAGAAGTTTGAGAGCCTCATTAGACAGGTGGATGAGCTCAACATCAACGATGAGGAGACGCTGAACACGGTCGTTGAGCTCGTTGTGGACAAAGCTTTGTCCGAGCAGAGCTACAGCGCAACCTATGCTCAAATGTGCCACCACCTGAAGGAG CTGAGGGTCTCGTCCCAGAGCAGCGATGGATTCGTTTACTTCCATAAACGTCTGCTCTCAAGGTGTCAGATGGAGTTCGAGAACAGAGGACTagtgaaggaaaaggaaaagaatgtGTCTGCTGCTCAAGAG GACCCGCAGCAGACCAGACACAAGACCCACGTGCGTTTGCTGGGGACCGTGAGGTTCATCGGAGAGCTTTTTAAGCTGAAGATGATCTGGGAGGCCATAATACACACGTGCATTGTTAAACTCATCAAGGATGAGTGCGATGACTCTCTGGAGTGTTTATGCAAGTTACTGTCCATAGTGGGTAAAGGCCTGGACAATGAAGCTGAGAGG CCAAAACTTAATAGCTACTATTGCCACATATGCTACCTACtaaaggagaagaagatgacTCCAAGAATCAAATTCATGTTACAGGATATTGTGGCCCTAAGAAAG AACAACTGGGTGCCCCGCAGGAACGATCAAGGCCCAAAAACcattcagcagcttcaccaagaggtgaagcaggctgaagagagggagcagctccagtACGAGAAAGGGCAAACCACCATACAGCAAAGAGGTGGTGGCAGGTTGGCAGATCGCCGCCAATCCtttaatgtgaaagtgatccCTGAGAAGGTGAATCAGAAATCCAGCCACGACTGTAATggagaaaagaagcagcagggCCATTTGGGCAGCAGCTCATGTAATGGCATCAGCAAAAAACCag ttgaACAGAAGACCCCCCCAAAGCAGGCAGCAGCCTTATCACAGTCCTTTTGGCTCTGCAATGAAGAAGAAGTGCATCGCGCACTGAAAAgactcctgcaggagaaacccgTTAATGGTAAAATAGAGGAGTGGATCCAG aacaaCTTCAATTACAGGCAGAGGTCATCAGAGGGGTTTGTGAGGGCCTTGGTGAGAGCGGTCTGCCAATCAGTCATTGTTAACT gtggggTTTATACCCTGAATACCTATGAGCTGCTCGACAGAGTGAGCCTCTTAAAGAAATACATCACTGATGcccagaagcagctgctggccCTGaatgttctgcagcagctggtgggcCACATAGACCAACCTGATG gTCTGCTGCGGATGTTTTTCGATGTGCTATGGGATGAAGAAGTCATCCAGGACGAGACCTACTTTAAGTGGAGGTCATCCACAGTCTCTGCAAAATCCGTCTGCAACTTTTTCGCCATGCTCGAAGAGGCGAACAGACGTTTCAACTGA
- the LOC130521831 gene encoding eukaryotic translation initiation factor 4 gamma 3-like → MFVFCFFLWFQSATMNTNVFRPGQVPSFSSSQHGGEGDGRTAGASEKVIRTFRGILNKFTPEKFESLIRQVDELNINDEETLNTVVELVVDKALSEQSYSATYAQMCHHLKELRVSSQSSDGFVYFHKRLLSRCQMEFENRGLVKEKENNVSAAQEDPQQTRHKTHVRLLGTVRFIGELFKLKMIWEAIIHTCIVKLIKDECDDSLECLCKLLSIVGKGLDNEAERPKLNSYYCHICYLLKEKKMTPRIKFMLQDIVALRKNNWVPRRNDQGPKTIQQLHQEVKQAEEREQLQYEKGQTTIQQRGGGRLADRRQSFNVKVIPEKVNQISSRDCNGERKQQGHLGSSSCNGISKKPVEQKTPPKQAAALSQSFWLCNEEEVHRALKRLLQEKPVNGKIEEWIQNNFNYRQRSSEGFVRALVRAVCQSVIVNCGVYTLNTYELLDRVSLLKKYITDAQKQLLALNVLQQLVGHIDQPDGLLRMFFDVLWDEEVIQDETYFKWRSSTVSAKSVCNFFAMLEEANRRFN, encoded by the exons atgtttgttttttgttttttcttgtggtttcagaGTGCAACTATGAACACCAACGTTTTCCGACCAGGACAGGTtccctccttcagcagctcccagcatgGTGGCGAGGGAGATGGACGGACAGCAGGGGCATCTGAGAAGGTCATCAGAACTTTTCGGGGCATCCTCAACAAGTTCACCCCTGAGAAGTTTGAGAGCCTCATTAGACAGGTGGATGAGCTCAACATCAACGATGAGGAGACACTGAACACGGTCGTTGAGCTCGTTGTGGACAAAGCTTTGTCCGAGCAGAGCTACAGCGCAACCTATGCTCAAATGTGCCACCACCTGAAGGAG CTGAGGGTCTCGTCCCAGAGCAGCGATGGATTCGTTTACTTCCATAAACGTCTGCTCTCAAGGTGTCAGATGGAGTTCGAGAACAGAGGACTagtgaaggaaaaggaaaacaatgtgTCTGCTGCTCAAGAG GACCCGCAGCAGACCAGACACAAGACCCACGTGCGTTTGCTGGGGACCGTGAGGTTCATCGGAGAGCTTTTTAAGCTGAAGATGATCTGGGAGGCCATAATACACACGTGCATTGTTAAACTCATCAAGGATGAGTGCGATGACTCTCTGGAGTGTTTATGCAAGTTACTGTCCATAGTGGGTAAAGGCCTGGACAATGAAGCTGAGAGG CCAAAACTTAATAGCTACTATTGCCACATATGCTACCTACtaaaggagaagaagatgacTCCAAGAATCAAATTCATGTTACAGGATATTGTGGCCCTAAGAAAG AACAACTGGGTGCCCCGCAGGAACGATCAAGGCCCAAAAACcattcagcagcttcaccaagaggtgaagcaggctgaagagagggagcagctccagtACGAGAAAGGGCAAACCACCATACAGCAAAGAGGTGGTGGCAGGTTGGCAGATCGCCGCCAATCCtttaatgtgaaagtgatccCTGAGAAGGTGAATCAGATCTCCAGCCGCGACTGTAATGGAGAAAGGAAGCAGCAGGGCCATTTGGGCAGCAGCTCATGTAATGGCATCAGCAAAAAACCag ttgaACAGAAGACCCCCCCAAAGCAGGCAGCAGCCTTATCACAGTCCTTTTGGCTCTGCAATGAAGAAGAAGTGCATCGAGCACTGAAAAgactcctgcaggagaaacccgTTAATGGTAAAATAGAGGAGTGGATCCAG aacaaCTTCAATTACAGGCAGAGGTCATCAGAGGGGTTTGTGAGGGCCTTGGTGAGAGCAGTCTGCCAATCAGTCATTGTTAACT gtggggTTTATACCCTGAATACCTATGAGCTGCTCGACAGAGTGAGCCTCTTAAAGAAATACATCACTGATGcccagaagcagctgctggccCTGaatgttctgcagcagctggtgggcCACATAGACCAACCTGATG gTTTGCTGCGGATGTTTTTCGATGTGCTATGGGATGAAGAAGTCATCCAGGACGAGACCTACTTTAAGTGGAGGTCATCCACAGTCTCTGCAAAATCCGTCTGCAACTTTTTCGCCATGCTCGAAGAGGCGAACAGACGTTTCAACTGA